Proteins encoded within one genomic window of Natator depressus isolate rNatDep1 chromosome 1, rNatDep2.hap1, whole genome shotgun sequence:
- the MTMR2 gene encoding phosphatidylinositol-3,5-bisphosphate 3-phosphatase MTMR2 isoform X1 — MEKSSSCESLGSRPAAARQPSVDSLSSTSTSHSDQSVHTKSASVVSSDSISTSTDNFSPDLRVLRESNKLAEMEEPPLLPGETIKDMAKDVTYICPFTGAVRGTLTVTNYRLYFKSMERDPPFVLDASLGVINRVEKIGGASSRGENSYGLEIVCKDIRNLRFAHKPEGRTRRSIFENLMKYAFPVSNNLPLFAFEYREVFPENGWKVYDPILEYRRQGIPNESWRITKINERYELCDTYPAILVVPVNIPDEELKRVASFRSRGRIPVLSWIHPESQATITRCSQPMVGVSGKRSKEDEKYLQSIMDSNAQSHKIFIFDARPSVNAVANKAKGGGYESEDAYQNAELVFLDIHNIHVMRESLRKLKEIVYPNIEETHWLSNLESTHWLEHIKLILAGALRIADKVESGKTSVVVHCSDGWDRTAQLTSLSMLILDGYYRTIRGFEVLVEKEWLSFGHRFQLRVGHGDKNHADADRSPVFLQFIDCVWQMTRQFPTAFEFNDCFLMIILDHLYSCLFGTFLCSSEQQRVKENLPKKTLSLWSYINSQLEDFTNPLYVCYSNHVLYPVASMRHLELWVGYYIRWNPRMKPQEPVHSRYKELLAKRAELQKKVEELQREITNRSTSSSERAGSPAQCVTPVQTVV; from the exons GTCCTGAGGGAGTCTAATAAATTGGCTGAAATGGAAGAACCTCCTTTGTTGCCAGGAGAAACCATTAAAGATATGG CCAAAGATGTGACTTACATCTGCCCATTCACTGGAGCTGTAAGAGGAACCCTGACTGTTACAAACTACAGACTATATTTCAAAAGCATGGAAAGG GACCCACCGTTTGTCCTAGATGCTTCTTTAGGTGTGATCAACAGAGTGGAGAAAATTGGGGGTGCTTCCAGCCGTGGTGAGAATTCGTATGGGCTGGAGATTGTCTGCAAG GACATTCGAAACTTACGGTTTGCTCATAAACCTGAGGGACGAACTAGGCGATCCATATTTGAGAACTTAATGAAATACGCTTTTCCAGTATCCAATAATTTG CCCCTTTTTGCATTTGAATACAGAGAGGTTTTCCCTGAAAATGGCTGGAAGGTGTATGACCCTATTTTGGAGTACAGAAGACAG GGAATTCCCAATGAAAGCTGGAGAATAACCAAGATAAACGAGCGCTACGAGCTGTGTGATACATACCCTGCCATTCTAGTCGTGCCCGTGAATATTCCCGATGAAGAATTAAAGAGAGTGGCATCTTTCAGATCAAGGGGTCGCATACCA GTTTTGTCATGGATTCATCCCGAAAGCCAAGCTACGATCACGCGCTGTAGCCAGCCGATGGTTGGAGTGAGTGGAAAGCGAAGCAAAGAGGATGAAAAGTATCTTCAGTCCATCATGGATTCCAATGCTCAGTCCCATAAAATCTTCATCTTTGACGCGAGGCCTAGCGTTAATGCCGTAGCCAATAAG GCTAAAGGAGGGGGCTATGAAAGTGAGGATGCCTATCAGAATGCAGAATTAGTTTTCTTGGACATTCACAATATTCATGTTATGAGAGAATCATTGAGAAAACTGAAGGAGATTGTATATCCTAACATTGAGGAGACTCATTGGCTGTCCAATTTGGAATCGACTCATTGGCTGGAACATATcaag CTAATTCTTGCCGGCGCCCTTCGGATTGCTGATAAGGTGGAGTCGGGGAAAACCTCCGTGGTTGTGCACTGCAGCGACGGCTGGGACCGAACAGCTCAGCTCACTTCTCTGTCCATGCTCATTCTCGATGGCTACTATCGAACAATAAGGGGGTTCGAGGTGCTTGTGGAGAAGGAATGGCTGAGCTTTGGGCACAGATTTCAGCTG AGAGTTGGCCATGGAGATAAGAATCATGCAGATGCAGACAGATCTCCCGTATTTCTCCAGTTCATTGATTGTGTCTGGCAAATGACAAGACAG TTTCCTACCGCATTTGAATTCAATGACTGTTTCCTGATGATCATTCTGGACCACCTGTACAGCTGTTTGTTTGGGACTTTCCTGTGTAGCAGTGAGCAGCAGAGGGTGAAGGAG aacCTTCCAAAAAAGACACTGTCATTGTGGTCTTACATCAATAGCCAACTTGAAGACTTCACTAATCCCTTGTATGTGTGCTACTCCAACCATGTCTTGTATCCTGTGGCCAGCATGCGCCACCTGGAGCTTTGGGTGGGATATTACATCAGATGGAATCCAAGGATGAAACCACAG GAGCCTGTCCACAGTCGATACAAGGAACTTCTTGCCAAACGGGCTGAGTTGCAGAAGAAAGTAGAGGAGCTCCAGAGAGAGATTACCAACCGATCAACCTCATCCTCAGAAAGAGCTGGCTCTCCTGCACAGTGTGTCACTCCTGTACAAACAGTTGTATAA
- the MTMR2 gene encoding phosphatidylinositol-3,5-bisphosphate 3-phosphatase MTMR2 isoform X2 yields the protein MEEPPLLPGETIKDMAKDVTYICPFTGAVRGTLTVTNYRLYFKSMERDPPFVLDASLGVINRVEKIGGASSRGENSYGLEIVCKDIRNLRFAHKPEGRTRRSIFENLMKYAFPVSNNLPLFAFEYREVFPENGWKVYDPILEYRRQGIPNESWRITKINERYELCDTYPAILVVPVNIPDEELKRVASFRSRGRIPVLSWIHPESQATITRCSQPMVGVSGKRSKEDEKYLQSIMDSNAQSHKIFIFDARPSVNAVANKAKGGGYESEDAYQNAELVFLDIHNIHVMRESLRKLKEIVYPNIEETHWLSNLESTHWLEHIKLILAGALRIADKVESGKTSVVVHCSDGWDRTAQLTSLSMLILDGYYRTIRGFEVLVEKEWLSFGHRFQLRVGHGDKNHADADRSPVFLQFIDCVWQMTRQFPTAFEFNDCFLMIILDHLYSCLFGTFLCSSEQQRVKENLPKKTLSLWSYINSQLEDFTNPLYVCYSNHVLYPVASMRHLELWVGYYIRWNPRMKPQEPVHSRYKELLAKRAELQKKVEELQREITNRSTSSSERAGSPAQCVTPVQTVV from the exons ATGGAAGAACCTCCTTTGTTGCCAGGAGAAACCATTAAAGATATGG CCAAAGATGTGACTTACATCTGCCCATTCACTGGAGCTGTAAGAGGAACCCTGACTGTTACAAACTACAGACTATATTTCAAAAGCATGGAAAGG GACCCACCGTTTGTCCTAGATGCTTCTTTAGGTGTGATCAACAGAGTGGAGAAAATTGGGGGTGCTTCCAGCCGTGGTGAGAATTCGTATGGGCTGGAGATTGTCTGCAAG GACATTCGAAACTTACGGTTTGCTCATAAACCTGAGGGACGAACTAGGCGATCCATATTTGAGAACTTAATGAAATACGCTTTTCCAGTATCCAATAATTTG CCCCTTTTTGCATTTGAATACAGAGAGGTTTTCCCTGAAAATGGCTGGAAGGTGTATGACCCTATTTTGGAGTACAGAAGACAG GGAATTCCCAATGAAAGCTGGAGAATAACCAAGATAAACGAGCGCTACGAGCTGTGTGATACATACCCTGCCATTCTAGTCGTGCCCGTGAATATTCCCGATGAAGAATTAAAGAGAGTGGCATCTTTCAGATCAAGGGGTCGCATACCA GTTTTGTCATGGATTCATCCCGAAAGCCAAGCTACGATCACGCGCTGTAGCCAGCCGATGGTTGGAGTGAGTGGAAAGCGAAGCAAAGAGGATGAAAAGTATCTTCAGTCCATCATGGATTCCAATGCTCAGTCCCATAAAATCTTCATCTTTGACGCGAGGCCTAGCGTTAATGCCGTAGCCAATAAG GCTAAAGGAGGGGGCTATGAAAGTGAGGATGCCTATCAGAATGCAGAATTAGTTTTCTTGGACATTCACAATATTCATGTTATGAGAGAATCATTGAGAAAACTGAAGGAGATTGTATATCCTAACATTGAGGAGACTCATTGGCTGTCCAATTTGGAATCGACTCATTGGCTGGAACATATcaag CTAATTCTTGCCGGCGCCCTTCGGATTGCTGATAAGGTGGAGTCGGGGAAAACCTCCGTGGTTGTGCACTGCAGCGACGGCTGGGACCGAACAGCTCAGCTCACTTCTCTGTCCATGCTCATTCTCGATGGCTACTATCGAACAATAAGGGGGTTCGAGGTGCTTGTGGAGAAGGAATGGCTGAGCTTTGGGCACAGATTTCAGCTG AGAGTTGGCCATGGAGATAAGAATCATGCAGATGCAGACAGATCTCCCGTATTTCTCCAGTTCATTGATTGTGTCTGGCAAATGACAAGACAG TTTCCTACCGCATTTGAATTCAATGACTGTTTCCTGATGATCATTCTGGACCACCTGTACAGCTGTTTGTTTGGGACTTTCCTGTGTAGCAGTGAGCAGCAGAGGGTGAAGGAG aacCTTCCAAAAAAGACACTGTCATTGTGGTCTTACATCAATAGCCAACTTGAAGACTTCACTAATCCCTTGTATGTGTGCTACTCCAACCATGTCTTGTATCCTGTGGCCAGCATGCGCCACCTGGAGCTTTGGGTGGGATATTACATCAGATGGAATCCAAGGATGAAACCACAG GAGCCTGTCCACAGTCGATACAAGGAACTTCTTGCCAAACGGGCTGAGTTGCAGAAGAAAGTAGAGGAGCTCCAGAGAGAGATTACCAACCGATCAACCTCATCCTCAGAAAGAGCTGGCTCTCCTGCACAGTGTGTCACTCCTGTACAAACAGTTGTATAA